One Salmo trutta chromosome 26, fSalTru1.1, whole genome shotgun sequence DNA window includes the following coding sequences:
- the LOC115163982 gene encoding transcription factor HES-1-like: MTTSAMAHNVGRHSSAKEERKLRKPLIERKRRERINNCLDQLKETVVGAFSLDQSKLEKADILEMTVKHLQNVQTHKFSADPTLGLEAQQKYSTGYIQCMHEVHNMLLSCEWMDKTLGSRLLNHLLKSLPRSSEEHPSQANPNLRPDTPPPSQGPGAPTTPLRGDPRSGRQGQMEGPLCHVVGPQDKPLLGSPHLGMLEMWRPW, from the exons ATGACAACCAGCGCCATGGCGCACAACGTGGGGAGACACTCGAGTGCcaaggaggagagaaag TTGCGCAAGCCGCTCATTGAGAGGAAAAGACGGGAGAGGATTAATAACTGCTTGGATCAGCTGAAAGAAACGGTCGTCGGGGCGTTCAGTCTTGAC CAATCGAAACTTGAAAAGGCGGACATTCTAGAGATGACAGTGAAACACCTACAGAATGTTCAGACACATAAATTCAGTG CAGACCCCACCTTAGGCCTGGAAGCACAGCAGAAGTACAGCACAGGCTACATCCAGTGCATGCACGAGGTCCACAACATGCTGCTCAGCTGCGAGTGGATGGACAAAACATTGGGCTCCCGCCTGCTCAACCACCTGCTCAAATCCCTGCCCCGCTCCAGTGAAGAGCACCCCTCTCAGGCCAACCCCAACCTCAGGCCTGACACCCCCCCACCCAGCCAGGGGCCAGGAGCCCCGACTACACCCCTCAGAGGGGACCCCAGGTCTGGGAGGCAGGGCCAGATGGAGGGGCCACTGTGCCATGTGGTGGGGCCCCAGGACAAGCCCCTGCTCGGGAGCCCCCACTTGGGCATGCTGGAGATGTGGAGGCCCTGGTAA
- the LOC115163652 gene encoding transcription cofactor HES-6-like has translation MAPALHIKNGFGMDEDDYYGINKGDRKARKPLVEKKRRARINESLQELRTLLADTDSKVENAEVLEMTVKKVEHILKDRPQETDIMNREASERFAAGYIQCMHEVHMFVSNCPGIDATVAAELLNHLLECMPLNEDHFQDMVMDIISDTSSNNGSTWPAGEAVSVALASPGCRSIASGSSSAPSPAASNTSSEDLCSDLYETDSEHNQRATDALENQEAQNIPTITYSKSMWRPW, from the exons ATGGCCCCGGCTCTGCACATCAAGAACGGATTTGGCATGGATGAGGATGACTACTACGGGATTAATAAAGGGGATAGAAAG GCGAGAAAACCTTTGGTGGAGAAGAAGAGGCGTGCTCGTATCAATGAGAGTTTGCAGGAGCTCCGGACCTTGCTAGCTGACACCGAC TCAAAGGTGGAGAATGCAGAGGTTCTGGAGATGACGGTGAAAAAAGTGGAGCACATTCTCAAGGATCGTCCCCAAG AGACTGACATCATGAACCGGGAGGCCAGCGAGAGATTTGCAGCAGGCTACATCCAGTGCATGCATGAGGTCCATATGTTTGTGTCCAACTGTCCCGGGATAGACGCGACGGTGGCGGCCGAGCTACTGAACCACCTGCTGGAGTGTATGCCCTTGAACGAGGACCACTTCCAGGACATGGTTATGGATATAATATCGGACACTTCCAGCAACAACGGCAGCACTTGGCCAGCCGGCGAGGCAGTGAGCGTGGCCCTAGCCTCACCCGGATGCAGAAGTATAGCCAGCGGCTCTTCCTCGGCCCCCTCCCCCGCCGCCTCCAACACCTCCAGTGAGGACCTGTGCTCTGACCTGTACGAGACAGACAGCGAGCACAACCAGCGCGCTACCGACGCACTGGAGAACCAAGAAGCCCAGAACATCCCCACTATCACCTACTCCAAATCCATGTGGAGGCCCTGGTAG
- the LOC115163653 gene encoding calcium-binding protein 39, producing the protein MPFPFGKSHKSPADIVKNLKDSMTVLEKHDISDKKAEKATEEVSKSLVAMKEILYGTNEKEPQTEAVAQLAQELYNSGLLSTLVADLQLIDFEGKKDVAQIFNNVLRRQIGTRTPTVEYLCTQQNILFMLLKGYESPEIALNCGIMLRECIRHEPLAKITLGAEQFYDFFRYVEMSTFDIASDAFATFKDLLTRHKILSAEFLEQHYDRFFSEYEKLLHSENYVTKRQSLKLLGELLLDRHNFTIMTKYISKPENLKLMMNLLRDKSRNIQFEAFHVFKVFVANPNKTQPILDILLKNQTKLIEFLSKFQNDRTEDEQFNDEKTYLVKQIKDLKRPAPQEA; encoded by the exons ATGCCGTTCCCCTTTGGCAAGTCCCACAAGTCGCCGGCGGACATCGTCAAGAACCTGAAGGACAGCATGACGGTGTTGGAGAAACATGACATCTCTGACAAGAAGGCTGAGAAG gccACAGAGGAGGTGTCTAAGAGCCTGGTGGCGATGAAGGAGATTCTGTATGGCACCAATGAGAAGGAGCCCCAGACAGAGGCGGTGGCCCAGCTGGCCCAGGAGCTCTACAACAGCGGCCTGCTCAGCACCCTCGTAGCTGACCTGCAGCTCATCGACTTTGAG GGCAAGAAGGATGTGGCTCAGATCTTCAACAACGTTCTGAGACGTCAGATCGGGACGCGGACGCCCACAGTGGAGTACCTCTGCACTCAGCAGAACATCCTCTTCATGCTGCTCAAAGG GTACGAGTCTCCAGAGATCGCTCTGAACTGTGGCATCATGCTGAGGGAGTGTATCAGGCACGAGCCACTGGCCAAGATCACTTTGGGGGCCGAGCAGTTCTACGACTTCTTCAGATACGTGGAGATGTCCACGTTCGACATCGCTTCAGACGCATTTGCAACTTTTAAA GACTTGCTAACGAGACACAAGATTCTGAGTGCAGAGTTCCTGGAGCAGCATTACGACAGG TTCTTCAGTGAATATGAGAAGTTACTCCACTCAGAGAACTACGTGACTAAAAGGCAGTCCCTCAAG TTGCTGGGAGAGCTTCTTCTCGATCGACACAATTTCACCATCATGACGAAATACATCAGCAAGCCAGAGAACCTCAAGCTAATGATGAACCTTCTTCGGGACAAAAGCCGCAACATCCAGTTTGAGGCCTTCCACGTCTTCAag GTGTTTGTGGCCAACCCCAACAAGACACAGCCCATCTTGGACATTCTTCTGAAGAACCAGACCAAACTCATCGAGTTCCTCTCCAAGTTCCAGAACGACAGGACGGAGGATGAACAGTTCAATGATGAAAAGACGTATCTGGTCAAACAGATCAAAGATCTGAAGAGGCCAGCCCCCCAGGAGGCCTGA